A region from the Candidatus Paceibacterota bacterium genome encodes:
- a CDS encoding CorA family divalent cation transporter, whose amino-acid sequence MIEVRKIGSLQWIDVVMPTHDEARQLISVYGISPEIVDKSILPSVRPDVAHTADSIYTALHVPILERRKNEITISKDEIDFIVREKDVVTIHYASYEPLVEFIKILEVNEVTERRKYNHGTDLFFEMLRHIIDSERHIVTILISELERVEKMIFSSKEKRAVHLISNLARAIQHFKRTFRGQRAALDQINFSSPLFQYIKDEHVRILEDSHLAEEILHEMQDANTAMLHSKEHDSIQILTIVSCTLLLPTFVYDGAHIISSLMTGNATTTQIAWLILTLSGFATAVYLLLRPKSSHE is encoded by the coding sequence ATGATCGAAGTCAGGAAAATTGGCTCCCTACAATGGATTGATGTCGTAATGCCGACTCATGATGAGGCGCGACAACTGATTAGTGTCTACGGAATCAGCCCTGAAATTGTTGATAAAAGCATCCTCCCTTCGGTTCGTCCTGATGTTGCACATACTGCCGACTCTATATATACCGCCCTTCATGTTCCTATATTGGAGAGAAGAAAGAATGAAATTACTATCTCTAAAGATGAGATAGATTTTATTGTTCGAGAAAAGGATGTGGTCACCATTCATTATGCTTCCTATGAACCACTTGTAGAGTTTATAAAAATCCTCGAAGTGAATGAGGTTACCGAGCGAAGGAAATACAACCACGGAACAGATCTATTCTTTGAAATGCTCCGTCATATTATTGATTCAGAACGACACATTGTAACCATCCTCATCTCTGAACTTGAGCGTGTTGAGAAAATGATTTTTTCTAGCAAGGAAAAACGAGCTGTTCACCTCATCTCTAACCTTGCACGTGCCATCCAACACTTCAAACGTACGTTCCGTGGGCAAAGAGCAGCACTCGATCAGATCAACTTCTCTTCCCCGCTCTTTCAATACATTAAAGATGAACACGTTCGCATTTTAGAAGACAGTCATTTAGCAGAAGAAATACTCCACGAGATGCAAGACGCAAATACCGCCATGCTCCACTCGAAAGAGCACGATAGTATTCAAATTCTTACCATTGTCTCCTGTACCCTACTCCTTCCAACGTTTGTGTATGATGGTGCCCACATCATTTCTTCCCTTATGACTGGTAACGCAACAACTACACAAATTGCCTGGTTAATCCTTACACTTTCAGGCTTTGCAACCGCAGTATATCTACTACTCCGACCAAAATCTTCCCATGAATAA
- the cysS gene encoding cysteine--tRNA ligase, with product MNNPTPNSRITVYNTLSGKEEQIKPITPGVISMYHCGPTVYDFAHIGNLRAYIFADTLRRTIESAGYDVKQVINITDVGHLTSDADQGEDKMEESARKKHKTAKEITEEYTAAFLNDLTQLNIRTAGTIFPKATDHIPEQIALIKKLEENGYTYTTSDGVYFDTSKFSDYGTLGGIDLEGLKSGARVEENPEKKNHTDFAVWKFSKEAGTRQQEWDSPWGVGFPGWHIECSAMSMKYLGETFDIHTGGIDHIPVHHNNEIAQSQCATGKTYVHTWMHSAFMTVDGHKMSKSLGNTYTLSDLQKKNIDPLALRYFFLNASYRLQVNFTLEAVESAGQALHNLYALVETQPQLLRHFGKAPTSETSSDIPALIEAMNSDLNTSKALSILWQGLKNSTGSPQSKIELITIADKYLGLGLTDALTLPPLEVLNLATERESLRAAKDFTASDTLKVDIRNAGYAIQDSPSGPILLRIR from the coding sequence ATGAATAACCCCACACCGAATTCCAGAATTACTGTATACAACACACTTTCAGGAAAAGAAGAACAAATTAAGCCCATAACACCAGGTGTTATTTCCATGTACCACTGTGGCCCTACCGTATATGACTTTGCCCACATTGGTAACTTGCGAGCATATATATTTGCTGACACACTCAGACGTACTATTGAATCTGCTGGATACGATGTAAAACAAGTGATCAATATCACTGACGTTGGACACCTCACCTCAGACGCCGACCAAGGAGAAGACAAAATGGAAGAAAGTGCTCGCAAAAAACACAAAACCGCCAAAGAAATTACTGAAGAGTACACCGCTGCTTTTCTTAACGACCTTACGCAACTCAACATCCGTACAGCTGGTACGATATTTCCAAAGGCAACAGATCATATTCCTGAACAGATTGCACTCATTAAAAAACTTGAAGAGAACGGATATACATACACAACATCTGACGGTGTATATTTTGATACATCAAAATTTTCTGACTATGGAACACTTGGCGGTATTGATTTAGAAGGATTAAAGTCAGGAGCACGCGTCGAGGAAAATCCAGAAAAAAAGAATCATACTGATTTCGCTGTATGGAAGTTTTCAAAAGAAGCTGGAACACGACAACAGGAATGGGATTCTCCATGGGGAGTTGGATTTCCAGGTTGGCACATAGAGTGTTCTGCCATGTCAATGAAATATCTTGGCGAAACATTTGATATCCACACAGGAGGCATCGATCATATTCCGGTCCACCACAACAATGAAATCGCACAGTCACAATGTGCAACAGGAAAAACATATGTGCACACATGGATGCACTCAGCATTCATGACGGTTGATGGGCACAAGATGTCTAAGTCTCTTGGAAACACGTATACACTTTCTGATTTACAGAAAAAAAATATCGACCCATTGGCACTTCGATATTTTTTTTTAAATGCATCATACCGACTACAAGTTAATTTCACTCTTGAAGCTGTCGAAAGTGCCGGGCAAGCATTACATAACCTCTACGCACTTGTTGAAACACAACCACAGCTACTTCGTCATTTTGGAAAAGCACCTACAAGTGAAACATCATCTGATATTCCTGCACTTATCGAGGCAATGAACTCTGACCTAAATACTTCTAAAGCCCTTTCAATCCTGTGGCAAGGTCTAAAGAATTCCACAGGTTCTCCCCAGTCAAAGATCGAACTTATTACCATTGCTGACAAATATCTTGGATTAGGACTCACTGATGCCTTAACGCTTCCACCCCTCGAAGTCCTAAATCTGGCTACAGAACGAGAGTCTTTGCGTGCAGCGAAAGATTTTACTGCTTCTGACACACTAAAGGTAGATATCAGAAATGCCGGTTACGCAATACAAGATAGTCCCTCTGGACCAATACTCCTCCGCATACGGTAG
- the dnaB gene encoding replicative DNA helicase, protein MAVRSQQPTRLPSLRIPPQSLEAEMALLGSVMLRAEAMYEVMDSIAAECFYAEKHGIIWSCYLFLLTKRAPIDILSVSSHIKESGDLEKIGGASYLTELVNCVPSAANVQYYAELVKKKHIMRELIRASEEISSIGFDEGHEIDQALDIAEKKIFDISHKGSKFTATSIKDALSGALERIDRLHQNTDELRGVPSGFAELDAKLSGFQKSDLIILAARPSVGKTSLVLDMARNAAIRHGVHTAIFSLEMSAQQLVDRMLAAESRVDAWKLRTGKLTNDEDFERIRDSLETLSAAPIYIDDQPAASILRMRSTARRLKAEKGLGLIIVDYLQLMAPSTTSSKDNVVQQVTEISRSLKQLAREMDVPVIALSQLSRAVEQRGGRPRLSDLRDSGSIEQDADVVMFIHREDKTKEDSQKPNIAEILIEKHRNGPTGKVELFFDDKKSSFLSIDKTFGAAISGGDDF, encoded by the coding sequence ATGGCAGTCAGATCTCAACAACCAACTCGATTACCATCTTTGCGAATTCCACCTCAGAGTCTTGAAGCTGAGATGGCACTTCTTGGCTCAGTGATGCTTCGTGCGGAAGCAATGTACGAAGTTATGGATAGCATTGCAGCAGAATGTTTCTACGCAGAAAAACATGGAATTATTTGGAGCTGCTATCTTTTCCTGTTAACAAAGCGCGCACCGATTGACATCCTTTCAGTTTCTTCTCACATCAAAGAATCTGGTGACCTTGAAAAAATTGGCGGAGCAAGTTATTTAACAGAACTTGTGAACTGCGTTCCTTCTGCAGCAAACGTTCAATATTACGCTGAGCTCGTAAAGAAGAAACACATCATGCGTGAACTCATTCGCGCATCCGAAGAAATTTCTTCTATTGGCTTTGACGAAGGACACGAAATCGACCAAGCGCTCGATATTGCAGAAAAGAAAATCTTTGATATTTCTCACAAAGGTTCAAAGTTTACTGCTACATCAATCAAAGACGCACTCTCTGGGGCGCTTGAGCGTATTGATCGCCTACACCAAAATACCGACGAACTCCGCGGGGTACCATCTGGGTTTGCTGAGCTCGACGCAAAACTGTCCGGCTTCCAGAAGTCCGACCTCATTATCCTTGCTGCTCGCCCATCAGTGGGAAAAACCTCGCTCGTACTTGATATGGCGCGCAACGCTGCAATCAGACATGGAGTTCACACAGCAATCTTCTCACTTGAAATGAGCGCACAGCAGCTTGTAGATAGAATGCTCGCAGCTGAGTCACGAGTTGATGCATGGAAACTTCGTACTGGAAAACTAACGAATGATGAAGATTTTGAGCGTATCAGGGACTCACTCGAGACTTTGTCTGCTGCACCGATTTATATTGACGACCAACCCGCAGCAAGCATCCTTCGTATGAGAAGCACTGCGCGACGCCTTAAGGCTGAAAAAGGTCTTGGACTTATCATCGTAGACTACTTGCAGCTGATGGCGCCATCTACAACAAGCAGTAAGGACAACGTCGTACAACAAGTGACGGAAATCTCACGATCCCTAAAGCAACTCGCCCGTGAAATGGATGTGCCGGTTATTGCACTGTCACAGCTTTCTCGTGCCGTTGAACAACGTGGTGGTCGCCCTCGTCTTTCTGACCTTCGAGACTCAGGTTCTATTGAACAGGACGCCGATGTAGTTATGTTCATCCACCGAGAAGATAAGACAAAGGAAGACTCTCAAAAGCCAAACATTGCTGAAATTCTCATCGAAAAACACCGTAACGGTCCAACTGGAAAAGTGGAACTATTCTTCGATGACAAGAAGTCATCCTTCCTTTCTATTGATAAGACATTCGGCGCTGCAATTAGCGGAGGCGACGATTTCTAA